CGGTGCACCAGGCCGAGCCGCTCCATCTGCTCGAGCCACCCGGCCATCGGCCAGGTCCCCCAGCGGTCGCGGAAGGTCCGTCCGTTGCGCAGGATGTCGTCGAGGTGCTCGACCGGCGGGCTGCTCACCGGGTGGTGCTGGTGGTAGGCCCGCGCGCCGCCGAGCACGCCCAGCCCCACCCCGGCCGCGACCACGCTGCGGGCGAGGTCGGTGTCCTCGGCGCCGTAGCCGGTGTAGTCCTCGCAGAACCCGCCGACCAGGCGCCAGGTCGGTGCGGCGACCGCGAACGACAGCGACCAGAACAGGTCGGGGTGCAGGTCCCGCACCCGCTCGCCGGGAGCGGGCCGTGGCCGGGCAGGGTGCGGGTCGTCCCACTCCGCGAGGTCCGCCGGGTGCTCCGGGTAGCCGTCCGCCGGTCGAGGCGGGAGGTAGGTGATCGGACCGGACCAGACGACGCCCGGCTCGGCCTCCACCGCGCCGGCGTAGGCCGCCACGAGGTCGGCTCCCGGGAGGCAGTCGACGTCGAGCAGCACGACCACCCGCGCCCGGGCGTCGAGCGCGGCGCGGACGCCGAGGTTGCGGGCCGCGGCGAGGGGGAGCCGACCGTCGCGCGAGCGCGCGGTGTGGACCACCGTGCGGTGCAGGCCAGACTCGGTGCGGGCCCGGATCGCCCGGTCGTCCATCGCCACCACGACGTGGTGGTCGGGCCGGCGCGAGCCGAGCGCGAGCGCGCGGTGCTGCGCGGCGAGGTGGTCGTGCCGGCCGTGGGCGATCGTCACGACCGCGACCCCGCTCACGCCGACACCTCCGCGCGGGTGCGGGCGCACGTGGCGAGGACGAGGTCGGCGAACCGGTCCGCGGCCTCCCCGTCGCACCAGCCCGCCCAGCCCGAGCCGTCCAGCGCGGCCGCCTCGGCGAGCAGCGCGGGCCAGCCGTCGGCCGGCCAGTTCTCGCGCACGACGGCGGGCCACCCGTCGGCGAGCACGCGCGCGGTGGCGAGCTGCTCGTCGTGCGGGCGGCGCTGCGGCAGGACCACGGCGGGACGACGCGCGGCGGCCGTCTCCGCCACGGCGTTCTGGCCGGCGTGGATGACCACGACGTCGCTCGCGGCGAGGTGTCTCGACGGGTCGGGCACCCAGCTGGCGGGGTCGGCGCCCAGCACCTGCCAGCGCCAGCCCGGCGTCGCTGCGCGGGCGGCGTCGACCTGCGCGGCGGACACGTCGTGGCCACCCGTGCCGAGCATCAGGGTGACCGTCGGCCCTCCGCGCGACGGGGCGGGGGACGGACGGCTCGGGTGGCGCGACATCGCGCCGACCGCGACGAGCCGGTCCCGCAGGACCGGCGGGAGGCCCGGGGTCATGCCGGTGGCCCGCGCCGGCCAGAAGCCGACCAGCGCCTCGGCGGTGCCGAGCCCGAGCAGGTGGGCGGGGTCGTCGCGCCGCCCGGGCAGCACGACCGCGACGGTCGGCACGCCGTGCAGCCGGGCCAGCAGCAGCACCTCGACCGACACGTCGACCACGAGCACGTCGGGGCGCACCGCCTCGATCCAGGCGGACAGCAGGGCCGCGCGGGTCCGGGCGCCGGCGTGCAGCAGCGGTGCCCAGTGCAGGTGGCCGCGCGCGGTGACGCCGGTGGTCGTCCCGTCGTCGTCGCGCGGCAGCCGGACCCACTCGCCCGCCCAGGACTCCGGGCGCGGCAGAGAGGACAGCCCCACGACCCGGACCGACGGCGACGCGATCCGGTGCGCGAGCGCCGTGGCCCGGTGCAGGTGCCCGCTGCCGACGTGGTGGACGTAGAACCCGACGACCGTGCTCATGCCGCGTCGACCCGGTGCTGGAGATCGGCGTAGTGGGCGAGGTAGCCCTCGACCATCGCGTCCTGGCCGCACGTGGCCTCGGCGTGGGCGCGGACGGCGCGCCGGTCGAGCCCGGCGGCGGTCACGACGGCGGCCGCGAGGGCGGCGACGTCGCCGGGCGGGACCAGCACCCCCGACCCGGCGGAGACCACCTGGGTCAGGCCGCCGCGGGCGAACGCCGCGACGGGCGTGCCGCAGGCCATCGCCTCGGCGGCGACCAGGCCGTACGGCTCGTCCCAGCTGGGGGTCACGACCGCGACCGAGGCGTCCCGCAGGAGCCGGGCCAGGGCGCTGCCGGTGAGGTGGCCGGCGTAGGTCACCTCGCCGCCGAGGCGCGGGGCGACCTCGCTCGCGAAGTAGGCGGGCTCCTGCACCGGACCGGCCAGCACCAGCGGCACGCCCGCCGCGCGGCAGGCGTCGATCGCGAGGTGCGGCGCCTTCTCCGAGACCAGCCGCCCCGACCACACCGCGGGCCCGCCGCCCGGTCCGGGCGACCAGGCGTCGAGGTCGAGGCCGTTGCGCACCACGTCGCTCTCGACCACGTGGCGCCAGGCGTCCGAGGTCCACTGGCTCACCGCCACGAAGCGCGGCGGGCTGGGGCACAGCGCGAGGGCGGACTCGAGCAGGGGCAGCGGCGGCGTGTGCAGCGTGGTGAGGACGGGCACGTCGAGCGCCGACGCCATCGACACGGGCAGGTGGTGGAGGCTGTTGTTGTGCACCACGTCGAAGTCCCGGGCGCCGGTGCGCGCCAGCGACAGCATCAGGCCGAGGTAGGCGTGGTGGTCGGCCAGCCACTCCGGGCCGGGGGCGAACCGGTCGGCCATCGCCGCGGCGCTGACCTGGACCGTCGCGAGGGGGGCGAGGCGGACCGCCGGGTGCACCTCGGAGCCGGGCCCGGCGACGAGCGTCACCTCGTGCCCCCGCTCGGCGAGGCCGCGGGCCAGGGTGGCGGTCATCGACTCCAGGCCGCCGGCGAAGGGCTCGCGGACCGGGAACCGGTTGGACGCGACGAGGCAGATCCTCACCGCGCACCGCCCAGGAGCGAGCGGTAGAGCTCGTCGTGCGCGGCCGCGAGGAGCGCGCGCTGCTGCCTCCGATCCTCGACCGTCGGGCTCGGGGGGACGTGACCGGCGTACGCCGCCCGCACGGCGTCGGCGAGAGCGGTCGCGCCGAAGTGCTCCTCGTCGTGGGTGTAGGTCAGCACCGGCGCCTGGTCGGCGAAGTAGCCGCAGGTGGGCGCCACGACGGTGGTGCCCAGGTCGCGGCACGCCTCGAGCCAGCCGCTGTGGGTCCCGAACCGGTAGGGCAGGACCGAGACGTCCAGCGAGGCGAGGTAGGACCACAGGGCGTCGTCGTCCAGGAAGTCGTGGACCCGCAGGTCGACCTCGCCCCGGGCCTCGTGCTCGCGCAGCGCGTCCGCCAGCGCCGCGTCGTGGCGGGCACCGTCCGGCTCGAGCACGTCGCGATGGCCGTTGACCTGCAGCACCGCACCCGGGAGGTCGCGCAGCGTGTCCACGAGCACCGGCAGCAGGGGGTGCGGGTGCATCCCGGCGCGCAGGCTCTTCACGTGCAGGCCGACCCGGAACTCGCGGTCGCGCACGCCCCGCCGACGCACCTCGCGCATCTTGGCGGTGCGCTGCATCACGTCGAACGGCACGACGTGGGGGTGCGGCAGCACCACGGCCTCGCGCCCCCACCGACGGCGGATCTCGGCGGCCGCTCCGGTCGTCAGGGTCACGAGCGCGTCGGCGGCCGGGACCAGCACGTCGAGCTGCGCGTCGTGCATCCGACGGTCGGCGTGGTGCGGGTTGCGCAGGTCGTGGACCGTGAACACCAGCGGCACGCCCCGGCGGCGCAGCGCGGCGACCAGCTCCTCGAGGTCGCCCACCGAGCGCGCGTCGAAGCCGAAGTGCAGGTGGAACACGTCCGCGTCGTGGGTCTCGACCCACCGCGGGTCGAGCATCACCGGCGGCCACCACTGCTGCGAGGCGGCGGGGACACCGGTCGGCCGGGGGTCGGGGAGGCGGCGGGGTCCGGAGCCGTCCTCGGGCGCGAGGTGGCGGACGTAGACGTGCCCGGACGGCACGGAGGCGACGACGACCCGGGACGCACGCGGACGGGGGACGGCGGGTGCCGTGGGCAGGCCGGCACCTGATGCGGAGAGGGTCACGGCGCGCCGTACCCGCCGCCGCGCCACTCATGCAGGAGCGGTCCCCGCACACCTCCCTAGGGAGGGTCGCATGGACCCGGTCAGCACCCCTCGATAAAATCGCCGACGACTCCAGAACACGGGTCTCAAGATGCTTGGCCCCAAGGATCTCCATTGTCGCTCCACGATTCCCTCACCGTGTTCGCCGCGCTGGCCGCCGACCTGCAGCAGCAGGAGCCCGACGAGGCCGTGACGGCCCGGGCCATCGTCGGCCGGATGCGCGACCTGGTGCCGGAGGCCGGGCACGTCGGCCTCGTCCTGCGCTCGCCGCGCGGCGGGCTGACGAGCCTCGCCGGCACGGACCCGCTGGCCCAGGAGCTCGACGACCTGCAGTGCGACCTCGAGCAGGGACCCGCGGTCGTGGTCGTCGGCGACGGGTCCTGGGTGCGCAGCGGCGACGTCGGCGACGACGCCCGCTGGCCGGAGTGGGGCGCGGCTGCGGTCGAGCGGGGGGTCCGCTCGGCGCTCACCCTCGGCGTCCACGACCGCGACGAGCCGCTCGGGGCGATCACCCTCTACGCCGCCGAGCGCGGTGGCTTCGCCGACCGCGAGGTCGTCGACCGGGCGCGGCTCTACGCGGTGCACGCCGCCACGGCCTTCGCCGCGACGCGGCGCGCCACCACGTTGCGCGCGGCCGTCGACTCCCGCCACGTGATCGGGATCGCCCAGGGGATCGCGATGGAGCGCTTCGGCATCGACCAGCAGCAGAGCTTCGAGCTGCTGCGCCGGTTGTCGTCGACCAGCAACACCAAGCTGCGCGACGTCGCGACGCAGGTCGCCGAGACCCGCGAGTTCCCGCACGAGCAGGTGCGCGCGGGCGACTGACCGGGTCGGTCGCCCGCGCGCAGTCGGTCAGTCGGGCAGGGCGCCGGTCGCCAGGACGTGCTCGGCCACCATGCCGATCTTGGTGCGGCGGCTGCGGGCCGCGGTGCGCAGGGAGTTGAACGCGGTGACGGCGTCGGCCGCGTGGCGCGCCATGAGGAAGCCGACGGCGCGCTCGATGACCACGCGGTAGTCGAGGGCGTACTGCAGCTGGCGGGCGAGCTCGCCGGCCGTGTGCGCCTGGAGGGCCGCGCCGAGGGTGGTCGTGATGACCTCCGCGAAGCGCGACAGCGCGGCGACCTCGCTGTCGTCCCAGTCGTGCGGCTCCTCGCAGTAGACGTCGAGCGTCCCGATCGGGACACCGCCGAGGCGCACCGGGACGCCGAGCACGCCACGCACCGGGAGGTCGGCCATCGCCTTGGCGAGGATCGGCCAGCGGTCCTCCTCGGCCGTGACGTCGCGGGAGGTGACCACCTGCGCGGTCACGTACGCCTCCGTGCACGGGCCCTGCCCCGCGCTGGCCTCCGTCTCCTCCAGCACCCGGCCGGGGCCGTCGGACGCGGCGACGTAGCGCAGCATGTCCTGCTCGTCGGCCACGAGCAGACCGGCCCCGCCGAGGCCGAACAGGTCGACGCACGCGTGGACCACCTGGTCGAGGGCGGCGACGACGGTGCCGCCGTCCTCGCGCGAGAGGTGCAGGCGGCGCAGGCTCTGGGCAAGGGCGAGGTCGTCGATGCTCATGGGGAGGGATCCTCGCCGGTCGAGGGCCCTGCTGGCCACCCGGACGCGGGGAGGTGGTCGAGGAACGAGGCGAGCACGCGCTGCTCGTCCGCGCTCGCGGTGCCGTCGTGGACGGCGACCAGCACCCGCGCCACGCTGCGCACCTTGGTGTTGCTGTCCTGCGAGACGCGCAGCATCGTGCGCCAGGCCTGCTCGGTGCTGCAGCGGTAGCGCGCCGAGACGAGTCCGATGGCCATGCCGATGTCGCGCTGCGACTTCATCGCCTCGTGGAGCTGGGCGACCTCGTCGCGGAGCTCGTCGGGGTGTCCGGGGTCGCCGGTGGGTAGGTCCGTTCCTGACATCCGTCACCTTTCATGACGCAGGTCCGCGGACACAGGGCGGAGACTTTGACGTGCTGAGCGAGCCTACAAGAGGTCACCGACAACGGGGTGCCCCTCCGTCCGGCACCCAACCTCCCTAGGGGTGGAGCGGGCCGCGGAGGAGTACCCTCGAGGTGGCTCGAGCACACGGGTCGCCCCACGCCTCCTGGAAAGGGGGACCCGTGGCCCACATGGACGCCCGGCGGCTCGCCCCCGCCGACTTCGACTTCGAGGGCACCGGCGACGAGGCCCGCAACTGGCTCGACGTGGCCTACGGCTCGTCCCTCGGCCTGTCCGGCCGGATGGGCGCGGTGCGCCACCGACGGTCGGAGTCCGACGGCGTCGCGGTCGACCGGCTGACCATCGACGCACCGATCACCTTCGACGCCGACCCGATGCCCGGGCTGGTCGTGGTCGACGTCCGGCGCGGCCAGATCGAGTACACCCGCAACGGGACCACCGACGGCGGGGTCGACGGCGACAGCCTGCTCGCCACCGGATGGGACATGGCCTTCAGCGGCCGGGGCAACGGCTACGAGGTCGACAACACCCGCATCTCGGCGTCGGTCCTCGCCGACGCGATCCGCGACATCGACCCCGACCGGCGCCCTGACGAGCTCGTCTTCGCCCGCTTCGTCCCCCGCTCCGCCGCCGCCGGCGCCCGGTGGCGGGTGACGGTCGAGGAGTACCGGTCGTCGATCGCGACGCACGACAGCGACGTGGCGCGCGGGTCGGCGACCCGCCTGCTCGCGCACACGCTCCTGCACACCTTCCCCAACAACGTGGTGGGCGAGGCGAGCCGGCTCGACGTCGGGCGCGACCGCCGCGACGCCAGCCAGTCGGCCGTGCGGCGGGCCCAGGCCTTCATCGAGGGACGCGAGGGTGACGACCTGTCCATCGCGGTCATCGCCCAGGCCGCCGGCGTCTCGCCGCGTGCGCTCCAGTACGCGTTCCAGCAGCACCTCGGCTGCACCCCGCTGGCCTACCTGCGCCGGGTGCGGCTCGACCTCGTCCGCCGCTCGCTGCGCGACGGGTCGGTGGTGTCCGTGGCCGACGCCGCAGTGCGGCTCGGCTTCTTCAACCCGGGGCGTTTCGCCGCGGAGTACCGCCAGGTGTTCGGCGAGAACCCGCGCGAGACCCTGCGTCGCGCGGCCGACTAGACCACGCTTCGTTATCCGGCTGTTGCCGGTCCCGGCCGCCTGCGACGGTGGAGGTACGACTTGCTGGAGACCACGGTGAGTTCGCCCCCTTGCAGGAAGGAACTCTCGTGGTCCGCCTG
Above is a genomic segment from Nocardioides okcheonensis containing:
- a CDS encoding glycosyltransferase family 2 protein; amino-acid sequence: MSGVAVVTIAHGRHDHLAAQHRALALGSRRPDHHVVVAMDDRAIRARTESGLHRTVVHTARSRDGRLPLAAARNLGVRAALDARARVVVLLDVDCLPGADLVAAYAGAVEAEPGVVWSGPITYLPPRPADGYPEHPADLAEWDDPHPARPRPAPGERVRDLHPDLFWSLSFAVAAPTWRLVGGFCEDYTGYGAEDTDLARSVVAAGVGLGVLGGARAYHQHHPVSSPPVEHLDDILRNGRTFRDRWGTWPMAGWLEQMERLGLVHRVGPDWERTA
- a CDS encoding glycosyltransferase, whose protein sequence is MRICLVASNRFPVREPFAGGLESMTATLARGLAERGHEVTLVAGPGSEVHPAVRLAPLATVQVSAAAMADRFAPGPEWLADHHAYLGLMLSLARTGARDFDVVHNNSLHHLPVSMASALDVPVLTTLHTPPLPLLESALALCPSPPRFVAVSQWTSDAWRHVVESDVVRNGLDLDAWSPGPGGGPAVWSGRLVSEKAPHLAIDACRAAGVPLVLAGPVQEPAYFASEVAPRLGGEVTYAGHLTGSALARLLRDASVAVVTPSWDEPYGLVAAEAMACGTPVAAFARGGLTQVVSAGSGVLVPPGDVAALAAAVVTAAGLDRRAVRAHAEATCGQDAMVEGYLAHYADLQHRVDAA
- a CDS encoding glycosyltransferase produces the protein MTLSASGAGLPTAPAVPRPRASRVVVASVPSGHVYVRHLAPEDGSGPRRLPDPRPTGVPAASQQWWPPVMLDPRWVETHDADVFHLHFGFDARSVGDLEELVAALRRRGVPLVFTVHDLRNPHHADRRMHDAQLDVLVPAADALVTLTTGAAAEIRRRWGREAVVLPHPHVVPFDVMQRTAKMREVRRRGVRDREFRVGLHVKSLRAGMHPHPLLPVLVDTLRDLPGAVLQVNGHRDVLEPDGARHDAALADALREHEARGEVDLRVHDFLDDDALWSYLASLDVSVLPYRFGTHSGWLEACRDLGTTVVAPTCGYFADQAPVLTYTHDEEHFGATALADAVRAAYAGHVPPSPTVEDRRQQRALLAAAHDELYRSLLGGAR
- a CDS encoding GAF and ANTAR domain-containing protein, whose protein sequence is MSLHDSLTVFAALAADLQQQEPDEAVTARAIVGRMRDLVPEAGHVGLVLRSPRGGLTSLAGTDPLAQELDDLQCDLEQGPAVVVVGDGSWVRSGDVGDDARWPEWGAAAVERGVRSALTLGVHDRDEPLGAITLYAAERGGFADREVVDRARLYAVHAATAFAATRRATTLRAAVDSRHVIGIAQGIAMERFGIDQQQSFELLRRLSSTSNTKLRDVATQVAETREFPHEQVRAGD
- a CDS encoding GAF and ANTAR domain-containing protein; translated protein: MSIDDLALAQSLRRLHLSREDGGTVVAALDQVVHACVDLFGLGGAGLLVADEQDMLRYVAASDGPGRVLEETEASAGQGPCTEAYVTAQVVTSRDVTAEEDRWPILAKAMADLPVRGVLGVPVRLGGVPIGTLDVYCEEPHDWDDSEVAALSRFAEVITTTLGAALQAHTAGELARQLQYALDYRVVIERAVGFLMARHAADAVTAFNSLRTAARSRRTKIGMVAEHVLATGALPD
- a CDS encoding ANTAR domain-containing protein; the encoded protein is MSGTDLPTGDPGHPDELRDEVAQLHEAMKSQRDIGMAIGLVSARYRCSTEQAWRTMLRVSQDSNTKVRSVARVLVAVHDGTASADEQRVLASFLDHLPASGWPAGPSTGEDPSP
- a CDS encoding AraC family transcriptional regulator, which encodes MDARRLAPADFDFEGTGDEARNWLDVAYGSSLGLSGRMGAVRHRRSESDGVAVDRLTIDAPITFDADPMPGLVVVDVRRGQIEYTRNGTTDGGVDGDSLLATGWDMAFSGRGNGYEVDNTRISASVLADAIRDIDPDRRPDELVFARFVPRSAAAGARWRVTVEEYRSSIATHDSDVARGSATRLLAHTLLHTFPNNVVGEASRLDVGRDRRDASQSAVRRAQAFIEGREGDDLSIAVIAQAAGVSPRALQYAFQQHLGCTPLAYLRRVRLDLVRRSLRDGSVVSVADAAVRLGFFNPGRFAAEYRQVFGENPRETLRRAAD